A region of Chiloscyllium plagiosum isolate BGI_BamShark_2017 unplaced genomic scaffold, ASM401019v2 scaf_12861, whole genome shotgun sequence DNA encodes the following proteins:
- the cunh11orf68 gene encoding UPF0696 protein C11orf68 homolog, producing the protein MSNPDEEGPEPNQVERDLAAEAMAADMDPWVVFDARKTPRAEFDDWLDSNRPSRVFRNGDPDHNAEPVGWIAVCGPGCSPSPERGDCEGLQEDWERLQDSGRPVTFQTIKELALNRRVLSGKWLMHLATGFKVDHAWASLARAVLDGKLPSAKVSPYCPDTGAKHVICVYGDDFTDESQVVSLDAAIRAAGIKCPLSYKPDVYTYLGLYRGNRWKLCPTIYESHYDLECIPRRSRIICKVTMSELT; encoded by the coding sequence ATGAGCAATCCGGATGAGGAGGGGCCCGAGCCGAACCAGGTCGAGCGTGACCTGGCAGCGGAGGCAATGGCAGCTGACATGGACCCCTGGGTGGTCTTCGATGCCCGCAAGACGCCGCGGGCAGAGTTCGACGATTGGCTGGACAGCAACCGGCCATCGCGGGTCTTCAGGAACGGCGACCCGGACCACAACGCCGAGCCGGTGGGCTGGATCGCCGTCTGCGGGCCGGGCTGCTCGCCATCCCCCGAGCGAGGCGACTGCGAGGGGCTGCAGGAAGACTGGGAACGGCTGCAGGACAGTGGGCGGCCAGTCACATTCCAGACCATCAAGGAGCTGGCACTGAACCGGCGGGTGCTGAGCGGCAAGTGGCTGATGCACCTCGCCACCGGCTTCAAGGTGGACCACGCCTGGGCCAGCCTGGCGCGGGCGGTGCTGGACGGCAAGCTGCCCTCTGCCAAGGTCAGCCCCTACTGCCCCGACACAGGTGCCAAGCACGTCATCTGCGTGTATGGCGATGACTTCACCGACGAGAGCCAGGTGGTGAGCCTGGATGCTGCCATTCGGGCTGCGGGCATCAAGTGCCCGCTGTCCTACAAGCCAGACGTCTACACCTACCTGGGGCTTTATCGGGGTAACCGCTGGAAGCTGTGCCCCACTATCTACGAGAGCCATTATGACCTGGAGTGCATCCCCCGACGTTCCCGCATTATCTGCAAGGTGACCATGTCTGAACTAACCTAA